A region from the Nitrospira sp. genome encodes:
- a CDS encoding MoaD/ThiS family protein, with the protein MLVQLSHPNRQVEIKGPKRTKDLLRELNLVMEAHLVIRGDELVTEDEVLADGDQVEIRPVISGG; encoded by the coding sequence ATGCTCGTTCAACTGAGTCACCCGAACCGACAAGTCGAAATCAAAGGACCGAAACGCACCAAGGACCTGCTGCGAGAACTCAATCTCGTCATGGAGGCGCATCTGGTCATACGGGGTGATGAACTCGTCACGGAAGATGAGGTCCTGGCCGACGGCGACCAGGTTGAAATCAGGCCAGTCATTTCCGGCGGATAG
- a CDS encoding adenine nucleotide alpha hydrolase family protein: MNCTKCPTSTRAVIGLPRHNAAFCKACFVTFVHEQVARAVKSFKMFTPGDRILVAVSGGKDSLALWHILLTLGYRADALYVNLGIGSYSEESHRKVQHYADTVAASHGAKLLVHVVEQEAGAGIRELATILHRPTCSTCGTIKRYQFNRAAIEQEYDVMATGHNLDDEAARLLGNVLHWQNEYLDKQSPTLPASVEGFAKKVKPLCRLSEREIAAYAVVNRLDYIVEECPMAKGSKMILYKEVLNRLETESPGTKQRFYWGFLDKQAKPDVPTESMTEKDQRTLVPCDACGQPTTAGTCTYCKMMAKAKSAMPR; the protein is encoded by the coding sequence ATGAACTGCACTAAATGCCCGACCAGTACGCGCGCGGTGATCGGTCTCCCGCGCCACAATGCCGCCTTTTGCAAAGCCTGTTTCGTCACGTTTGTCCACGAACAGGTCGCCCGCGCGGTCAAATCGTTCAAAATGTTTACGCCTGGAGATCGCATTCTCGTGGCAGTATCCGGCGGCAAGGACAGCCTGGCCCTCTGGCACATTCTCCTCACGCTCGGCTATCGCGCCGACGCACTGTATGTCAATCTCGGCATCGGCAGCTATTCCGAAGAGTCACACCGGAAAGTGCAACACTATGCCGACACCGTCGCTGCCTCGCATGGCGCGAAACTCCTGGTGCATGTGGTGGAGCAGGAAGCCGGGGCCGGCATTCGGGAGTTGGCCACGATTCTCCATCGGCCCACGTGTTCAACCTGTGGAACCATCAAGCGCTATCAGTTCAATCGCGCAGCGATCGAACAGGAGTACGATGTGATGGCTACCGGCCACAATCTCGATGACGAAGCCGCGCGGCTTCTGGGAAACGTCCTGCACTGGCAGAACGAGTATCTGGACAAACAGAGCCCCACCCTGCCGGCATCGGTGGAAGGATTTGCCAAGAAGGTGAAACCACTCTGTCGACTCTCAGAGCGAGAAATCGCAGCCTATGCCGTCGTGAATCGTCTCGACTATATCGTCGAAGAATGCCCCATGGCGAAAGGCTCCAAGATGATTCTGTACAAGGAAGTGCTCAATCGGCTGGAAACCGAATCGCCGGGGACCAAGCAGCGCTTCTACTGGGGATTCCTCGACAAGCAAGCCAAGCCTGACGTGCCGACCGAGTCGATGACCGAGAAGGACCAACGCACCCTCGTGCCTTGCGACGCCTGCGGACAACCGACCACCGCCGGCACCTGCACCTATTGCAAGATGATGGCGAAGGCCAAATCCGCCATGCCACGCTAA
- a CDS encoding ABC transporter substrate-binding protein, translating to MRRITSPQRIRQPAFRLTAALQAPLALLLIMMVGLSAVRPGGALAQASQAPPTPAPVTLRFVSWKPDHPRVWEDALARFTASHPHISVVRELAPHSSTAYHDLLTQKLKNGDTSVDVFFMDVIWVPEFAAARWARPLDDKFLPAVQQAFLPATTEVGRYEQHLYGVPSRIDAGLLYYRKDLLAKYGFAAPTTWEELIRQAETILTAERTVSPTLQGYVAQFKQYEGLVCNMLEVIEAHGGSLLTADGSRSALSAAPALDAIAFVRNRLIGRITSRAALTYQEPESLSLFLQGQAIFHRNWPYAWELANNPARSIVAGQVGVAPLPGTTSGRHAAALGGWLYGISASSQHPEEAWALIEFLSGEAMQRRFAQEAGIAPSRTALFSDPDLLAASPQLRNHLAILQAATPRPRSPIYPALSHLLQRYFSRALAVHDLDLRQEAAITDAHINRLLALTRLSQ from the coding sequence ATGCGACGGATCACCTCACCTCAACGCATCCGGCAACCTGCATTCCGGCTCACCGCCGCGCTCCAAGCCCCGCTCGCCCTGCTGCTCATCATGATGGTCGGCCTCAGTGCGGTGAGGCCTGGCGGTGCGCTCGCACAGGCGTCGCAGGCACCTCCGACGCCGGCCCCTGTCACACTACGATTTGTTTCCTGGAAGCCGGACCATCCTCGCGTCTGGGAGGATGCCCTTGCACGATTCACCGCAAGCCATCCTCACATCTCCGTGGTGCGAGAGCTTGCCCCGCACTCCTCAACCGCCTACCACGACCTGCTGACGCAGAAATTGAAGAACGGCGATACCAGTGTCGACGTCTTTTTCATGGATGTGATCTGGGTCCCGGAATTCGCGGCAGCGCGTTGGGCCAGGCCGCTTGACGACAAGTTTCTCCCGGCGGTGCAACAGGCGTTTCTGCCGGCCACCACCGAGGTCGGTCGCTACGAGCAGCATCTCTACGGAGTACCCAGTCGCATCGACGCCGGACTGCTCTACTACCGCAAGGATCTGCTGGCGAAATATGGATTCGCCGCGCCCACCACCTGGGAGGAACTCATTCGCCAGGCCGAAACCATCCTGACCGCCGAACGAACGGTTTCCCCGACACTTCAGGGATATGTCGCGCAATTCAAACAATATGAAGGGCTAGTCTGTAACATGCTGGAGGTCATCGAGGCGCATGGCGGCAGCCTGCTGACCGCAGACGGTAGCCGCTCAGCCTTGTCTGCGGCGCCGGCGCTCGACGCCATCGCCTTCGTCCGCAATCGTCTGATCGGCCGGATCACGTCACGCGCCGCACTCACCTATCAAGAGCCGGAATCACTCTCCCTGTTTCTCCAAGGCCAGGCGATCTTTCACCGGAACTGGCCCTACGCCTGGGAACTCGCGAACAATCCTGCTCGCTCCATCGTTGCCGGACAGGTCGGTGTGGCGCCGCTGCCCGGAACGACCTCCGGCCGGCATGCCGCCGCACTGGGGGGCTGGCTCTATGGCATCAGTGCCTCCTCACAACATCCGGAGGAGGCCTGGGCGCTCATCGAGTTCTTGTCCGGCGAAGCGATGCAGAGACGATTCGCCCAGGAGGCCGGCATTGCACCGTCGCGAACGGCCCTATTTTCCGATCCCGACCTTCTCGCTGCGTCACCGCAACTCCGCAATCATCTGGCGATCCTGCAGGCCGCGACGCCGCGCCCACGCTCCCCGATTTATCCTGCGTTGTCGCATCTGCTGCAGCGGTATTTCAGCCGCGCCCTGGCTGTGCACGATCTGGATCTCCGTCAGGAAGCGGCGATCACCGATGCTCACATCAACCGGCTGCTGGCCCTGACGAGGCTGTCGCAATGA
- a CDS encoding sugar ABC transporter permease, whose amino-acid sequence MTPTPQFAKYREQLAAWSMVAPALLITVTFALYPVFDSFWLSLHHIFIGIPQLGSQFVGTDNYQALLRDPVARQALLVTLGFVLVSTLLELVCGLMIALVIHERFRGRGLVRAAILIPWAIPTVVASQLWRYIFNDRYGLANLLWFGDRVTDYVPWLAYPSIAFGIVVLADVWKTASFAALLILAGLQVIPNDLYDAARVDGATMWQRFWHITLPLLKPALLLALLFRTMDAFRVFDLVFVMTQGGPGDATQVLQFYGYQTLFTEGRIGYGSAVSVAIFLMILALSLVYLRAIGSSLLERKRT is encoded by the coding sequence ATGACCCCGACCCCACAGTTTGCAAAGTACCGCGAACAATTGGCGGCCTGGTCGATGGTGGCGCCCGCCTTGCTGATCACCGTCACGTTCGCTCTCTACCCGGTCTTCGACTCGTTCTGGCTGAGTCTTCACCATATCTTCATCGGAATACCGCAACTCGGCAGTCAATTCGTCGGCACGGATAACTATCAGGCACTGCTCCGCGATCCGGTGGCACGCCAGGCCTTGCTCGTCACGTTGGGGTTCGTCCTGGTTTCCACGCTGCTGGAACTGGTGTGCGGGCTGATGATCGCATTGGTGATTCACGAACGATTTCGCGGACGAGGCCTCGTGCGGGCGGCGATTCTCATCCCCTGGGCGATTCCCACGGTGGTCGCGTCGCAACTCTGGCGCTACATTTTCAACGATCGGTATGGATTGGCGAACCTGTTGTGGTTCGGCGACCGCGTTACCGACTACGTACCCTGGCTGGCCTATCCAAGCATCGCCTTCGGAATTGTGGTCCTGGCCGACGTGTGGAAAACCGCTTCCTTTGCCGCGCTCCTGATCCTGGCCGGCCTCCAGGTGATTCCAAACGATCTGTACGACGCCGCCCGCGTCGACGGCGCCACGATGTGGCAACGGTTTTGGCACATCACCCTGCCACTGCTGAAACCGGCGTTGTTGCTCGCGCTGCTGTTTCGCACGATGGATGCCTTTCGTGTCTTCGACCTGGTCTTCGTGATGACGCAAGGCGGTCCCGGCGACGCGACGCAGGTCTTGCAATTTTATGGCTATCAGACCCTCTTCACCGAAGGTCGGATCGGCTATGGATCGGCCGTATCGGTTGCGATCTTCCTGATGATTCTGGCCCTGTCGCTGGTCTACCTTCGCGCCATCGGCTCGAGCCTTCTGGAGCGAAAACGAACATGA